One region of Candidatus Macondimonas diazotrophica genomic DNA includes:
- a CDS encoding phosphomannomutase: MAEPLTCFKAYDVRGRLPDQLNDEIAYRIGRAYADYVKPRRVVVGRDMRLSSPALAQSLMAGLMAQGVDCEDIGLCGTEEVYFATFHEQVDGGIMVTASHNPPDYNGLKFVREQARPLSGDSGLPEIRALAEADRFESAATPGTTRSLAIRPAYVAHLLKFIDGSALKPLRLVVNAGNGCAGPVIDALAEHLPFEFIRLHHEPDGRFPNGVPNPILPENQAVTAQAVREHQADMGIAWDGDFDRCFLFDSAGRFIEGYYIVGLLGRAFAEKNPGARIVYDPRMIWNTVEMVEAAGGTPVLSKAGHAFIKARMRKEDAVYGGEMSAHHYFRDFSYCDSGMVPWLLVAEMICRTGRSLADLVEERMARYPASGEINRTLVQPAEVLTAVENHYARAARTVDHTDGLGMDFGDWRFNLRPSNTEPVVRLNVESRGDPTLMASKTQEVLDLIARLDEGASV; this comes from the coding sequence GTGGCAGAACCGTTGACCTGTTTCAAGGCCTATGATGTGCGCGGGCGCCTGCCCGATCAGCTCAATGACGAGATTGCCTATCGCATTGGCCGGGCGTACGCCGACTATGTCAAGCCGCGTCGCGTGGTGGTGGGGCGCGACATGCGGTTGTCCAGCCCCGCCCTGGCGCAGTCGCTGATGGCAGGATTGATGGCGCAGGGAGTCGATTGCGAAGACATCGGGCTGTGCGGTACCGAAGAGGTCTACTTCGCCACATTCCACGAGCAGGTTGACGGCGGCATTATGGTCACCGCGAGCCACAATCCGCCCGATTACAACGGCCTCAAGTTCGTGCGCGAACAGGCTCGCCCCCTGAGTGGCGACAGCGGCTTGCCGGAAATCCGGGCGCTGGCCGAGGCCGACCGTTTCGAGAGCGCCGCGACGCCCGGGACCACTCGATCGCTGGCAATTCGTCCCGCCTATGTGGCACACCTGCTGAAGTTTATCGATGGCTCGGCGCTCAAGCCGCTGCGCCTGGTCGTCAATGCCGGCAACGGTTGTGCCGGTCCGGTCATTGATGCGCTGGCCGAACATCTGCCGTTCGAATTCATCCGGCTCCATCATGAACCCGATGGCCGCTTTCCGAACGGTGTCCCGAACCCCATCCTGCCAGAGAACCAGGCGGTGACGGCTCAGGCCGTTCGCGAGCACCAGGCCGACATGGGGATCGCCTGGGATGGGGATTTCGACCGTTGTTTTCTCTTCGACAGCGCCGGGCGCTTCATCGAGGGGTATTACATCGTCGGCCTGCTGGGACGCGCCTTTGCCGAGAAGAATCCCGGCGCGCGCATCGTCTACGATCCGCGCATGATCTGGAACACGGTGGAGATGGTCGAGGCCGCGGGGGGGACGCCGGTCCTGAGCAAGGCGGGCCACGCCTTTATCAAGGCCCGCATGCGCAAGGAAGATGCCGTTTATGGCGGAGAGATGAGCGCGCATCACTATTTCCGCGACTTCTCCTACTGCGACAGTGGCATGGTGCCTTGGTTGCTGGTGGCCGAGATGATTTGCAGGACGGGGCGCTCGCTGGCCGATCTGGTGGAGGAGCGCATGGCGCGCTATCCGGCAAGCGGAGAGATCAACCGGACTCTGGTGCAACCTGCCGAGGTCCTGACGGCCGTGGAAAACCACTATGCCCGAGCGGCCAGGACGGTGGACCATACCGATGGCCTGGGAATGGATTTCGGAGATTGGCGTTTCAACCTCCGTCCATCGAATACCGAGCCGGTAGTCCGGCTCAATGTGGAGTCACGGGGCGATCCGACGCTGATGGCCTCCAAGACGCAGGAGGTCCTTGACCTGATCGCGCGTCTGGATGAAGGTGCTTCAGTGTAG
- the secF gene encoding protein translocase subunit SecF codes for MELFPPNSKIDFMGQRRIWFVVSGLLILLSIVGLATRGLNFGIDFTGGLVLEARYPEAVNLEHVREQLAQAGFADAQAQRFGADRDVMIRLPPPGKDVDTKQLGERVLATLAARDPGVQLLRVEYVGPQVGSELANQGGLALLIAVTGILLYVGLRFEFRLASGAIIALVHDVIITIGVIAWTQVTFDLSVLAAVLGIIGYSINDSIVIFDRIRENFIKLRRLTPVEVINASVNQTLSRTIMTNLTVFVVLMALLILGGDTLRPFSIAMVVGSIVGTYSTIYVASSMALQMGVRREHLLPVVREGPKDQL; via the coding sequence ATGGAACTGTTTCCGCCCAATTCCAAAATCGATTTCATGGGTCAGCGCCGGATTTGGTTCGTCGTTTCGGGTCTGCTGATCCTGCTGTCGATCGTGGGTCTTGCGACGCGCGGGCTCAACTTCGGGATCGATTTCACCGGCGGATTGGTTCTGGAAGCGCGCTATCCGGAGGCCGTGAATCTGGAGCATGTCCGCGAACAGCTGGCCCAAGCTGGATTCGCCGATGCCCAGGCGCAGCGTTTCGGAGCCGATCGGGATGTCATGATCCGGTTGCCCCCCCCGGGTAAGGATGTCGATACCAAGCAATTGGGTGAGCGGGTATTGGCCACACTGGCCGCCCGTGATCCGGGTGTGCAACTGCTGCGGGTAGAATACGTCGGGCCGCAAGTGGGAAGTGAATTGGCCAATCAGGGCGGGTTGGCCTTGCTGATCGCGGTGACGGGGATCCTGCTCTACGTCGGGCTTCGATTCGAATTTCGCCTGGCGTCCGGCGCCATCATTGCCCTGGTGCATGATGTCATCATTACCATCGGCGTTATCGCGTGGACCCAGGTGACATTCGATCTGAGCGTGCTGGCAGCGGTTTTGGGGATCATCGGTTATTCGATCAATGACTCCATCGTCATTTTCGACCGAATTCGTGAGAATTTCATCAAGCTTCGCCGATTGACGCCCGTTGAAGTGATCAATGCATCGGTCAATCAGACACTCTCGCGCACGATCATGACCAACCTGACAGTCTTCGTGGTCTTGATGGCGCTGCTGATTCTCGGTGGCGATACCCTAAGGCCATTCTCCATCGCCATGGTCGTGGGTTCGATCGTCGGAACCTATTCAACGATCTATGTTGCCAGCAGCATGGCGCTGCAGATGGGTGTTCGCCGGGAGCATCTTCTGCCCGTTGTCCGGGAAGGTCCCAAGGATCAGCTCTGA
- the uvrA gene encoding excinuclease ABC subunit UvrA, producing the protein MQNIRIRGARTHNLKNVDLDLPRDRLICITGLSGSGKSSLAFDTLYAEGQRRYVESLSAYARQFLSLMDKPDVDHIEGLSPAISIEQKSTSHNPRSTVGTVTEIYDYLRLLYARAGVPRCPQHGVELAAQTVSQMVDQVLALPEELRIMILAPLVQDRKGEHSQVFVDLRNQGLVRARVDGSMHELEALPVLDPKRKHRIEAVVDRLRVRPEARQRLAESFETALRLGDGLAMLAFMDEPERDEQLFSARLACPHCGYSLQELEPRQFSFNNPAGACPECDGLGVQQFFDPSRVVAHPELSLAGGAVRGWDRRTAYYFQMIQSLATAYGFDVDTPFAELPVAIREVILHGSGERKIEFRYLSERGGELIRRHPFEGIIPNLERRYRETDSNLIREELAKFISARPCPGCGGARLNQAARHVFIDDVALPELTAWSVSQTQAFFARLDLPGRRGEIAQRICKEIAQRLDFLVNVGLDYLSLDRSAETLSGGEAQRIRLASQIGAGLVGVMYVLDEPSIGLHQRDNDRLLSTLTYLRDLGNTVIVVEHDQDAILTADHVVDMGPGAGVHGGRVVAEGTPAEIAAHPESLTGQYLSGRRVIAIPKPRRQPDPERWLILRGARGHNLKNVTVEIPVGLFTCVTGVSGSGKSTLINDTLHAAAARQLQGAGAVPAPFEGIEGLDQFDHVIDIDQSPIGRTPRSNPATYTGIFTPIRELFAGTQEARSRGYGPGRFSFNVKGGRCEACQGDGVIRVEMNFLPDVYVACDVCKGQRYNRETLEVVYKGLNVHEVLNLTVEDALAFFAPVPTVARKLQTLMDVGLGYIRLGQSATTLSGGEAQRVKLSRELSKRDTGRTLYILDEPTTGLHFHDIEQLLAVLQRLCGHGNTVVVIEHNLDVIKTADWLLDLGPEGGNGGGQLLAAGPPEAVADVAASHTGRYLRPLLPDLAGAA; encoded by the coding sequence ATGCAGAACATCCGGATTCGGGGCGCGCGAACGCACAATCTGAAGAATGTGGATCTCGACTTGCCGCGCGATCGTCTGATCTGCATCACTGGCCTGTCGGGTTCCGGCAAATCCTCGCTGGCTTTCGACACCCTCTACGCCGAGGGGCAGCGTCGCTATGTGGAATCGCTGTCCGCCTACGCGCGCCAGTTCCTGTCGCTCATGGACAAGCCCGACGTCGATCACATCGAAGGATTGTCCCCGGCGATCTCCATCGAACAGAAATCGACCTCGCACAATCCCCGCTCCACCGTCGGAACAGTCACCGAAATCTACGATTACCTGCGCCTCCTCTACGCCCGCGCCGGCGTGCCGCGTTGTCCGCAGCACGGCGTGGAACTGGCCGCGCAGACGGTCAGCCAGATGGTGGACCAGGTGCTGGCGTTGCCCGAGGAACTACGCATCATGATCCTTGCGCCACTGGTGCAGGATCGCAAGGGCGAACATAGTCAGGTGTTCGTGGATCTGCGCAATCAGGGGCTGGTCCGGGCGCGCGTGGACGGCTCAATGCATGAGTTAGAGGCGCTTCCGGTCCTCGATCCGAAGCGCAAGCACCGCATCGAGGCGGTGGTGGATCGCCTCCGGGTTCGCCCCGAGGCGCGCCAGCGGCTGGCCGAAAGTTTCGAGACGGCGCTGCGCCTCGGCGACGGCCTGGCGATGCTGGCTTTCATGGACGAACCGGAGCGTGATGAGCAGCTGTTCTCGGCTCGACTGGCCTGCCCGCATTGCGGGTACAGCTTGCAGGAGCTCGAACCCCGCCAGTTTTCGTTCAATAACCCGGCCGGAGCGTGCCCGGAGTGCGACGGCCTCGGCGTCCAGCAATTCTTTGACCCGTCGCGGGTGGTCGCGCACCCCGAACTGAGCCTCGCCGGCGGTGCCGTGCGTGGGTGGGATCGGCGTACTGCCTACTATTTCCAGATGATCCAGTCGCTGGCAACAGCCTATGGCTTCGATGTCGATACCCCGTTTGCGGAGTTGCCGGTCGCGATCCGGGAGGTGATTCTCCACGGCAGCGGTGAGCGGAAGATCGAGTTTCGCTACCTGTCCGAACGCGGCGGCGAGCTGATCCGGCGTCATCCCTTCGAGGGAATCATTCCCAACCTCGAACGTCGCTACCGGGAGACGGATTCAAACCTGATCCGCGAAGAACTGGCCAAGTTCATCAGCGCACGCCCGTGTCCCGGTTGCGGCGGCGCACGGCTCAACCAGGCGGCCCGGCATGTTTTCATCGACGATGTGGCCTTGCCGGAATTGACTGCCTGGTCGGTCAGTCAGACCCAGGCTTTTTTCGCCCGGCTGGATCTGCCCGGACGGCGGGGTGAAATTGCTCAGCGTATCTGCAAGGAGATCGCGCAGCGCCTGGACTTTCTGGTCAACGTGGGGCTGGACTATCTCAGCCTGGATCGGAGTGCCGAGACACTCTCGGGCGGCGAAGCCCAGCGGATCCGGTTGGCCAGCCAGATCGGCGCCGGCCTGGTGGGTGTCATGTATGTGCTCGACGAGCCATCCATCGGCTTGCACCAGCGCGACAACGATCGGTTGCTCAGCACCCTGACCTATCTGCGTGATCTGGGCAACACCGTCATTGTGGTGGAACACGATCAGGATGCCATTCTCACTGCTGATCACGTGGTGGACATGGGGCCCGGCGCCGGTGTGCATGGTGGGCGCGTGGTGGCTGAGGGAACCCCGGCCGAAATTGCGGCCCATCCGGAATCGCTGACGGGACAATATCTGAGTGGGCGCCGGGTCATCGCGATTCCCAAGCCGCGGCGTCAGCCCGACCCTGAGCGCTGGTTGATCCTGCGCGGCGCGCGCGGACACAATCTCAAGAACGTGACCGTGGAGATCCCGGTCGGTCTTTTCACCTGCGTAACCGGAGTCTCCGGCTCCGGCAAATCCACGCTCATCAACGATACCCTGCATGCCGCAGCCGCGCGCCAACTCCAAGGTGCCGGTGCGGTGCCGGCACCTTTCGAAGGGATCGAGGGGCTTGATCAGTTCGATCACGTCATCGATATCGACCAGAGTCCGATCGGCCGCACGCCCCGATCGAATCCGGCCACCTATACCGGTATTTTCACGCCAATCCGCGAGCTGTTCGCCGGCACTCAGGAAGCACGCAGCCGGGGTTACGGACCCGGCCGGTTCAGTTTCAATGTCAAGGGTGGGCGCTGCGAAGCATGTCAAGGCGACGGGGTGATCCGGGTCGAGATGAATTTTCTGCCCGACGTGTATGTCGCCTGTGATGTCTGCAAAGGCCAACGGTATAACCGGGAGACCCTTGAAGTGGTCTACAAGGGACTGAACGTCCATGAGGTTCTGAACCTGACCGTAGAGGATGCGCTGGCTTTTTTCGCGCCTGTGCCGACGGTGGCGCGCAAGCTGCAGACACTGATGGATGTGGGACTGGGTTACATCCGTCTGGGGCAAAGCGCGACGACCCTGTCGGGGGGCGAGGCGCAGCGGGTGAAGCTGTCGCGAGAATTATCGAAGCGGGATACCGGGCGCACGCTGTACATCCTGGACGAGCCCACGACTGGCCTGCATTTCCATGACATCGAGCAATTGCTGGCGGTGCTTCAGCGGCTGTGCGGACATGGCAATACTGTGGTGGTGATCGAGCACAATCTCGATGTCATCAAAACCGCCGACTGGCTGCTTGATCTTGGGCCGGAAGGCGGCAATGGCGGCGGTCAGCTTCTCGCGGCCGGTCCGCCCGAGGCGGTTGCCGACGTTGCCGCTTCACATACCGGGCGCTACTTGAGGCCGCTTCTGCCGGATTTGGCGGGCGCGGCGTAG
- the ssb gene encoding single-stranded DNA-binding protein: MSKGSVNKVILIGNLGADPELRSTTSGSQVASLRIATSESWNDRQSGERVERTEWHRVTLYGRLAEIAGQYLRKGSKIYLEGRLQTRKWQDKDGNDRYTTEVVANEMQMLDSRSEGSGRGPSGGAYAGERSEWGTDTSARGSTAQTHRPAQDDWDMPSSARSTGSMDQEIDDDIPF, encoded by the coding sequence ATGTCCAAAGGTTCCGTCAACAAAGTCATCCTCATCGGCAACCTAGGCGCCGATCCGGAATTGCGGAGCACCACCAGCGGCTCGCAGGTGGCCTCGCTGCGCATCGCAACGTCCGAATCGTGGAACGACCGCCAAAGCGGCGAGCGCGTGGAGCGAACCGAATGGCATCGGGTGACGCTCTACGGCCGACTCGCCGAGATTGCGGGGCAGTATTTACGTAAGGGATCCAAGATCTATCTGGAAGGTCGCCTGCAGACCCGCAAGTGGCAAGACAAGGACGGCAACGACCGGTACACCACGGAAGTCGTGGCAAACGAAATGCAGATGCTCGACAGCCGCTCTGAAGGCAGCGGACGCGGTCCAAGTGGCGGCGCATATGCCGGCGAGCGTAGCGAATGGGGTACCGACACGTCCGCGCGAGGCTCGACCGCCCAGACACACCGTCCAGCCCAGGACGACTGGGACATGCCGAGTTCCGCACGGTCGACGGGCTCGATGGATCAAGAAATCGACGACGACATTCCGTTCTAG
- a CDS encoding inositol monophosphatase family protein, producing the protein MHPLLNIAVRAARRAGDIILRAANQRDTLTIDTKQRNDFVTETDRQAEEEIIQIIHKAYPDHAILGEEGGQIGDHEITWIIDPLDGTTNFIHGLPHYAVSIGIQIRGRLEHGVIHDPGRGEIYTATRGSGAFLNDRRIRVSSARGLENSLIGTGLPFRDFTHADAYYGMLQAIASKTAGIRRAGSAALDLAYVASGRLDGYWELGLKPWDIAAGIVLLQEAGGIIGGLAGEPSGFMESGNLVCGNPRMFAALVREIQPHLNEALTSPTRQ; encoded by the coding sequence ATGCATCCTCTGCTCAACATCGCGGTACGGGCGGCTCGCCGAGCCGGCGACATCATCCTGCGGGCTGCCAATCAGCGTGACACCCTGACCATCGACACCAAGCAGCGCAATGATTTCGTGACGGAGACCGATCGGCAGGCCGAAGAGGAGATCATCCAGATCATCCACAAGGCTTATCCCGACCACGCCATCCTCGGTGAGGAGGGCGGCCAGATCGGTGACCATGAAATTACCTGGATCATCGATCCTCTCGACGGCACCACGAATTTCATTCATGGTCTCCCCCACTATGCGGTCTCCATCGGTATCCAGATCCGCGGCCGATTGGAACATGGCGTGATCCACGACCCGGGTCGCGGAGAAATCTATACAGCGACCCGCGGCTCCGGCGCGTTCCTGAACGACCGGCGCATTCGCGTAAGCAGTGCCCGGGGACTCGAGAACAGTCTGATCGGGACCGGTCTGCCATTTCGCGACTTCACCCATGCCGATGCCTATTACGGCATGCTTCAGGCGATTGCCAGCAAGACAGCCGGCATCCGCCGCGCTGGATCGGCAGCACTGGATCTGGCCTATGTAGCCAGTGGGCGGCTGGATGGTTATTGGGAGCTCGGACTCAAGCCCTGGGACATCGCAGCCGGCATCGTGCTGCTCCAGGAAGCCGGTGGAATTATCGGGGGCTTGGCTGGTGAACCCTCGGGGTTCATGGAGTCGGGCAATCTGGTATGCGGGAATCCGCGGATGTTCGCTGCGTTGGTGCGCGAAATCCAACCGCACCTGAATGAGGCGCTCACTTCCCCGACCCGTCAGTGA
- a CDS encoding MFS transporter gives MPSTPAPPDRMNSAERTASLQIASLYALRMLGLFMVLPVLALYARGLPGATPFKLGLALGIYGLTQALLQIPFGTLSDRFGRKPMLLIGLALFGVGSLIAALGQGIDTIILGRALQGAGAISAVLSALLADLTRPSQRTKAMAIIGVTIGTSFSLSLFLGPLLDRVMGVRGIFLLTALLTAIALIGAWRLPLPPRSEAPHTETADWRHLIDPLLWRLNLGVFLLHLMLTASFIAIPILLHDQMGLAQGDHWKVYLPVMLAAFLAMAPLVMRTGRGSVGPIFLMSIVLLGCAQFGLLWAPHHWAVLLLMLWLFFTGFNVLEASQPALVSQAAPVHAKGAALGVYSTAQFLGAFAGGVLGGTLASRWGASALFELHALICLAWLALSWPLRHLSMQDGRGATLTSQTAET, from the coding sequence TTGCCTTCGACACCCGCGCCCCCTGACCGCATGAACAGCGCTGAGCGCACCGCAAGCCTGCAAATTGCAAGCCTCTACGCCTTGCGCATGCTGGGACTCTTCATGGTGCTGCCGGTCCTAGCGCTCTACGCCCGCGGCCTTCCCGGCGCCACGCCGTTCAAGCTCGGACTTGCGCTGGGCATCTACGGGCTCACCCAGGCGCTGCTGCAAATCCCCTTCGGCACTTTGTCCGACCGTTTCGGTCGCAAGCCTATGCTGCTGATCGGACTCGCGCTGTTCGGCGTTGGCAGCCTGATCGCCGCGCTGGGACAAGGGATCGACACGATCATTCTTGGACGTGCGCTGCAGGGCGCTGGCGCCATCTCGGCCGTACTGAGTGCGCTGCTCGCTGATCTGACCCGCCCCAGCCAGCGGACCAAGGCCATGGCGATCATCGGTGTCACCATTGGCACGTCGTTCTCACTGTCGCTGTTCCTTGGCCCTCTGCTGGACCGGGTCATGGGCGTGCGCGGCATCTTTCTACTCACCGCTCTGCTCACCGCCATCGCCCTGATTGGCGCCTGGCGCCTGCCCCTGCCACCGCGCAGCGAGGCGCCGCACACCGAGACAGCAGATTGGCGGCACTTGATCGATCCACTGTTGTGGCGGCTGAATCTCGGCGTGTTTCTTCTGCATCTGATGCTGACGGCGAGTTTCATCGCCATCCCGATCCTGCTGCATGACCAGATGGGACTGGCGCAGGGCGATCACTGGAAGGTGTATCTGCCGGTCATGCTGGCCGCCTTTCTCGCCATGGCACCCTTGGTCATGCGCACGGGACGAGGATCGGTGGGTCCGATCTTCCTGATGAGCATCGTCCTGCTGGGATGCGCCCAATTCGGCTTGTTGTGGGCACCGCACCATTGGGCTGTGCTGCTGCTCATGCTGTGGCTGTTCTTTACAGGCTTCAACGTGCTGGAAGCCTCCCAACCCGCCCTGGTTTCTCAGGCTGCGCCGGTCCATGCCAAGGGTGCCGCCCTGGGCGTCTATTCCACGGCCCAGTTTCTCGGTGCCTTCGCCGGCGGCGTATTGGGCGGCACTCTGGCGAGCCGATGGGGCGCTTCGGCCTTGTTTGAACTGCACGCCCTGATCTGCCTGGCCTGGCTGGCGTTAAGCTGGCCGTTACGCCACCTGTCGATGCAGGACGGTCGCGGCGCAACCCTGACCTCGCAGACGGCGGAAACCTGA
- the miaB gene encoding tRNA (N6-isopentenyl adenosine(37)-C2)-methylthiotransferase MiaB: MGKLYIQTWGCQMNSYDSARMADMLAESHGLVSTDQPEEADVLLLNTCSVREKAQEKVFSQLGRWREWKEARPDLLIGVGGCVASQEGENLLRRAPFVDLVFGPQTVHRLPEMIEAVRRERTARIDVSFPEIEKFDRLPEPRAKGPVAFVSIMEGCSKFCSFCVVPYTRGQEVSRPFDDVLAECLALADQGVREITLLGQNVNAYRGAMGGSETADLALLIRYLAEIEGIARIRFTTSHPLEFSDRLIDAYADVDKLADYLHLPVQSGSDRILALMKRGYTTLEYKARLRRLREIRPGISLSTDFIVGFPGETAADFEASMRLIDAVGFDQAFSFLYSARPGTPAAALVDETPMAEKEARLARLQVAVQSNGRRYCEGLLGTLQHVLVEGPSVKNPTELTGRIDCNRWVNFAGPANWIGQMIPVRIVALKSNSLRGEVYDAKAALHA; encoded by the coding sequence ATGGGCAAACTTTATATCCAAACCTGGGGCTGCCAGATGAACAGCTATGACTCGGCGCGCATGGCGGACATGCTGGCCGAATCCCATGGCCTGGTATCCACTGACCAGCCGGAAGAGGCTGACGTGCTGCTGCTGAATACGTGCAGTGTGCGCGAAAAGGCGCAAGAGAAGGTATTCTCGCAACTGGGTCGCTGGCGCGAATGGAAAGAGGCGCGCCCTGATCTGCTGATCGGTGTCGGCGGCTGTGTCGCGAGTCAGGAAGGTGAAAACCTGCTGCGCCGGGCACCTTTCGTCGATCTCGTCTTTGGCCCCCAGACCGTCCATCGCCTGCCCGAGATGATTGAGGCGGTGCGGCGTGAACGCACCGCGCGGATCGATGTGTCCTTTCCCGAAATCGAGAAGTTCGACCGCTTGCCGGAGCCTCGAGCCAAGGGACCGGTCGCCTTCGTGTCGATCATGGAGGGGTGCAGCAAGTTCTGCAGCTTCTGCGTGGTGCCCTATACCCGCGGCCAGGAAGTCAGCCGACCGTTCGACGATGTACTGGCCGAGTGCCTGGCGCTTGCGGATCAGGGCGTGCGGGAAATCACCTTGCTCGGCCAGAACGTGAACGCCTATCGTGGCGCCATGGGTGGCTCGGAAACCGCAGATCTGGCGCTGTTGATCCGGTATCTCGCCGAGATCGAGGGGATCGCCCGTATCCGGTTCACCACCTCGCATCCGCTCGAATTCAGCGACCGCCTGATCGATGCCTATGCCGACGTGGACAAGCTCGCCGACTATCTGCATCTGCCGGTGCAGAGCGGATCGGATCGCATTCTGGCCCTTATGAAACGCGGCTATACCACGCTGGAGTACAAGGCACGGCTGCGGCGGCTGCGGGAGATTCGTCCGGGGATTTCGTTGTCGACGGATTTCATCGTCGGCTTTCCGGGGGAAACCGCCGCTGATTTCGAGGCCAGTATGCGCTTGATCGATGCGGTGGGTTTCGATCAGGCGTTCAGCTTCCTCTATAGCGCCAGACCGGGTACGCCGGCTGCTGCGCTGGTCGACGAGACGCCCATGGCGGAGAAGGAGGCGCGGCTCGCTCGGCTGCAGGTAGCCGTGCAGTCCAATGGCCGACGCTATTGTGAGGGATTGTTGGGTACCCTGCAGCACGTCCTGGTGGAAGGACCGTCGGTGAAAAATCCCACGGAGCTTACCGGTCGCATCGATTGCAACCGATGGGTCAATTTTGCCGGCCCGGCGAATTGGATCGGCCAGATGATCCCGGTCCGTATCGTCGCGCTCAAATCCAATTCGCTGCGCGGTGAAGTGTACGACGCCAAGGCGGCGCTGCATGCCTAG
- a CDS encoding mannose-1-phosphate guanylyltransferase/mannose-6-phosphate isomerase, protein MSSTPAELSNPPRPAVSRMVPVILSGGSGTRLWPLSREQLPKQCLPLCSDETLLQETLQRLTGVPELAAPVIVCNDQHRFLVAEQLRQIGREPANILLEPAGRNTAPAVAIAALDAARHDPEALLLVLPADHLILEPERFRETLKSARMAAQQGHLVTFGIVPTAPETGYGYIRAGECEVATDWMPVAAFVEKPDYARAEAYVRQGGYYWNSGMFLFQARCVIDALAQHAPDILDAGRAALDGARRDLDFTRLDAAAFLACREDSLDYAVMEKTDRAVVVPLAAGWSDIGSWATLQAAGNADAQGNVVLGDVLLQDVAGSYVRAEDRLVAAVGVTDHVIVETADAVLVAHKDRAQDVKAIVSRLKAARREEALSHRRVYRPWGWYEGIGSGERFQVKHIRVHPGATLSLQMHHHRAEHWIVVKGTARVVRGEESFLLGEDESTYIPLGTAHRLENPGKIPLDLIEVQTGSYLGEDDIVRYEDRYGRRDETST, encoded by the coding sequence ATGAGTTCCACCCCAGCCGAGCTTTCAAATCCGCCGCGACCGGCTGTCTCCCGCATGGTGCCCGTCATTCTGTCGGGCGGTTCCGGTACCCGGTTGTGGCCGCTCTCGCGGGAGCAGCTGCCCAAACAGTGCCTGCCGCTGTGCTCGGATGAAACTTTGTTGCAGGAGACGCTACAGCGCTTGACCGGGGTCCCCGAACTGGCGGCGCCGGTTATCGTCTGCAACGACCAGCACCGGTTTCTGGTGGCGGAACAGTTGCGCCAGATCGGCCGCGAACCGGCCAATATCCTGCTCGAACCGGCCGGTCGCAACACCGCCCCCGCCGTGGCGATCGCGGCGCTGGATGCGGCCCGTCATGACCCGGAGGCCTTGCTTCTGGTTTTGCCGGCCGATCATCTCATTCTCGAACCCGAGCGTTTTCGCGAGACCCTGAAATCCGCGCGTATGGCCGCGCAGCAGGGCCATCTGGTGACCTTTGGCATCGTGCCGACTGCGCCGGAAACCGGCTACGGCTACATCCGCGCTGGAGAGTGCGAGGTGGCAACCGACTGGATGCCAGTCGCGGCGTTCGTTGAAAAGCCGGATTACGCCCGGGCCGAGGCCTATGTGCGTCAGGGCGGGTATTACTGGAACAGCGGCATGTTTTTGTTCCAGGCTCGTTGTGTGATTGACGCATTGGCGCAACACGCCCCGGATATTCTGGACGCGGGCCGTGCGGCACTGGATGGCGCCCGGCGCGATCTCGACTTCACCCGGCTGGATGCGGCTGCGTTTCTCGCCTGCCGCGAGGATTCGCTGGATTATGCCGTGATGGAAAAGACCGATCGCGCGGTGGTGGTGCCGCTCGCTGCCGGCTGGAGCGATATCGGCTCCTGGGCCACGCTGCAAGCGGCTGGCAACGCCGACGCGCAGGGCAACGTGGTCCTGGGCGATGTCCTGCTGCAGGACGTCGCCGGCAGCTATGTGCGCGCCGAAGATCGCCTGGTGGCCGCAGTGGGCGTCACGGATCATGTGATCGTGGAAACGGCAGACGCCGTACTGGTCGCTCACAAGGACCGGGCGCAGGACGTGAAAGCCATCGTTTCGCGTCTCAAGGCCGCGCGGCGTGAAGAGGCGCTGTCTCACCGGCGTGTGTATCGCCCATGGGGGTGGTATGAAGGCATCGGAAGCGGGGAGCGATTTCAGGTCAAGCATATCCGCGTACACCCAGGCGCCACGCTGTCGCTGCAGATGCATCACCATCGGGCCGAACACTGGATCGTCGTCAAGGGGACGGCGCGCGTGGTGCGTGGGGAGGAGAGTTTCTTGTTGGGGGAGGACGAGTCGACCTATATCCCGCTGGGGACCGCTCACCGCTTGGAAAATCCGGGCAAGATCCCGCTCGATCTGATCGAGGTACAAACCGGCAGCTATCTGGGCGAAGACGACATCGTCCGTTACGAGGACCGTTACGGGCGTCGCGACGAGACTTCTACTTAA